The proteins below come from a single Stigmatopora argus isolate UIUO_Sarg chromosome 11, RoL_Sarg_1.0, whole genome shotgun sequence genomic window:
- the LOC144084753 gene encoding calpain-1 catalytic subunit-like isoform X2 — MSFSEFLRQFSRLEICNLTADALKEDTLSHWNTTKFNGTWRRGSTAGGCRNHPNTFWINPQYKITLLEEDDDPEDDEVACSFLVALMQKDRRRYRRHGQDMHTIGFALYEIPEEFKGCQNVHLKKNFFLRNQSCARSETFINLREVSTRLRLPPGEYLVVPSTFEPGKEGDFVLRVFTEKQSETEELDDEISADLEEEDEVNEDGIDESFKSMFAQLAGEDMEISIRELQTILNRVVSRHKDLKTDGFSMESCRTMVNLMDKDGSARLGVVEFQILWNKIRKWLLVFRQFDLDKSGAMSSYEMRLAVEAAGFKLNNRLNEILVARYAENEMIDFDNFICCLVKMEAMFRSFMQFDKESTGVAELSLIEWLYLTMCG; from the exons ATGTCCTTCAGTGAATTCCTGAGGCAGTTTTCTCGCCTCGAAATCTGCAACTTGACTGCTGATGCCTTAAAGGAGGATACTCTTAGCCACTGGAACACCACCAAGTTTAACGGCACCTGGAGGAGAGGCAGTACTGCCGGAGGCTGCAGGAATCACCCCA ACACATTCTGGATCAACCCTCAGTATAAAATTACACTGCTGGAGGAGGATGATGACCCTGAGGATGATGAGGTCGCCTGTAGTTTCCTGGTGGCTCTGATGCAGAAAGACCGCCGCAGATATCGCCGACACGGTCAGGATATGCACACGATTGGTTTTGCTCTGTATGAG ATCCCAGAGGAG TTTAAAGGCTGCCAGAATGTCCACCTGAAGAAGAACTTCTTTCTGAGAAATCAGTCATGTGCTCGCTCTGAGACATTCATTAACCTGCGGGAGGTCAGCACAAGGCTCCGCCTTCCACCTGGAGAGTACCTCGTCGTCCCGTCCACCTTCGAGCCCGGTAAAGAGGGGGATTTTGTTCTGCGAGTGTTCACTGAGAAGCAATCAGAAACGGA AGAACTGGACGATGAAATCTCTGCCGATTTAGAAGAAGAG GATGAAGTAAATGAAGATGGCATTGATGAGTCCTTCAAGTCCATGTTTGCCCAACTAGCAGGAGAG GATATGGAGATTTCCATTCGTGAGCTGCAGACTATTCTGAACAGAGTTGTCTCGCGCC ATAAGGATCTGAAGACGGACGGCTTCAGTATGGAATCCTGCAGAACCATGGTCAATCTAATGGAT AAAGATGGCAGCGCTCGTTTGGGAGTGGTGGAGTTCCAAATTCTTTGGAACAAGATTCGGAAGTGGCTG CTTGTTTTTAGACAATTTGACCTTGATAAGTCAGGTGCCATGAGTTCATATGAGATGCGTCTTGCTGTGGAAGCAGcag gttttaaattaaacaacaGGCTGAACGAGATCCTGGTTGCCCGGTATGCAGAGAATGAGATGATCGACTTTGATAACTTTATCTGCTGCTTGGTCAAAATGGAGGCCATGTTCA GGTCTTTCATGCAGTTTGACAAAGAGTCGACAGGAGTGGCGGAATTGAGTCTCATAGAA TGGCTTTACCTCACCATGTGTGGTTGA
- the LOC144084753 gene encoding calpain-1 catalytic subunit-like isoform X1, translating into MYPIGGISAKINANRLRAEGMGSNEQAVHFANQDYEALKQECIESGCLFEDPCFPAEPPSLGFKELAPYSAKTKDVEWMRPTDLVNQPQFIVGGATRTDICQGALGDCWLLAAIASLTLNEKLLHRVVPHGQSFDDDYAGIFHFQFWQFGDWVDIVIDDRLPVKDGELMFVHSAEGNEFWSALLEKAYAKLNGTYEALSGGSTTEGFEDFTGGVSESYELSKAPRDLYKIISKALDRGSLLGCSIDITSAFDMEAVTFKKLVKGHAYSVTGLKEVDYRGRMERLIRIRNPWGQVEWTGAWSDNSSEWEQIDPSERDQVHLQMEDGEFWMSFSEFLRQFSRLEICNLTADALKEDTLSHWNTTKFNGTWRRGSTAGGCRNHPNTFWINPQYKITLLEEDDDPEDDEVACSFLVALMQKDRRRYRRHGQDMHTIGFALYEIPEEFKGCQNVHLKKNFFLRNQSCARSETFINLREVSTRLRLPPGEYLVVPSTFEPGKEGDFVLRVFTEKQSETEELDDEISADLEEEDEVNEDGIDESFKSMFAQLAGEDMEISIRELQTILNRVVSRHKDLKTDGFSMESCRTMVNLMDKDGSARLGVVEFQILWNKIRKWLLVFRQFDLDKSGAMSSYEMRLAVEAAGFKLNNRLNEILVARYAENEMIDFDNFICCLVKMEAMFRSFMQFDKESTGVAELSLIEWLYLTMCG; encoded by the exons ATGTATCCTATTGGAGGGATATCTGCAAAGATCAACGCCAACAGACTGCGAGCAGAAGGCATGGGCTCCAACGAGCAGGCGGTGCACTTCGCCAACCAGGACTACGAGGCGCTAAAGCAAGAGTGCATTGAGTCCGGCTGCCTTTTCGAAGACCCTTGTTTCCCTGCCGAGCCCCCTTCGCTGGGCTTCAAGGAGCTCGCCCCCTATTCTGCTAAAACCAAAGATGTGGAGTGGATGAGACCCACG GACCTGGTGAATCAGCCTCAATTCATTGTGGGTGGTGCCACCAGGACGGACATCTGCCAGGGAGCGTTGG GGGATTGCTGGCTTTTGGCAGCCATCGCTTCTCTGACCCTTAATGAAAAACTGCTTCATCGGGTTGTCCCACACGGGCAGTCCTTTGACGATGACTACGCGGGAATTTTCCACTTCCAG TTCTGGCAATTTGGCGATTGGGTAGATATCGTGATAGATGATCGACTTCCCGTCAAAGATGGCGAGCTGATGTTTGTGCATTCTGCTGAGGGCAATGAATTCTGGAGTGCACTGTTGGAGAAGGCTTATGCCAA GCTGAATGGCACGTATGAAGCTCTGTCTGGGGGAAGCACCACCGAAGGTTTCGAAGACTTCACAGGAGGGGTCTCGGAGAGTTATGAACTCAGCAAAGCCCCTAGAGATCTGTACAAGATCATCAGCAAAGCTTTGGATAGAGGCTCCTTGTTGGGTTGCTCCATTGAT ATAACCAGTGCCTTTGACATGGAGGCTGTAACATTCAAGAAGCTGGTGAAGGGTCATGCCTATTCAGTCACTGGCCTGAAGGAG GTGGATTACCGGGGTAGAATGGAGCGTTTAATCCGAATTCGTAATCCTTGGGGCCAGGTGGAGTGGACAGGTGCCTGGAGTGACAA TTCCTCAGAATGGGAGCAAATTGATCCATCGGAACGAGATCAAGTGCATCTGCAAATGGAAGACGGAGAGTTCTG GATGTCCTTCAGTGAATTCCTGAGGCAGTTTTCTCGCCTCGAAATCTGCAACTTGACTGCTGATGCCTTAAAGGAGGATACTCTTAGCCACTGGAACACCACCAAGTTTAACGGCACCTGGAGGAGAGGCAGTACTGCCGGAGGCTGCAGGAATCACCCCA ACACATTCTGGATCAACCCTCAGTATAAAATTACACTGCTGGAGGAGGATGATGACCCTGAGGATGATGAGGTCGCCTGTAGTTTCCTGGTGGCTCTGATGCAGAAAGACCGCCGCAGATATCGCCGACACGGTCAGGATATGCACACGATTGGTTTTGCTCTGTATGAG ATCCCAGAGGAG TTTAAAGGCTGCCAGAATGTCCACCTGAAGAAGAACTTCTTTCTGAGAAATCAGTCATGTGCTCGCTCTGAGACATTCATTAACCTGCGGGAGGTCAGCACAAGGCTCCGCCTTCCACCTGGAGAGTACCTCGTCGTCCCGTCCACCTTCGAGCCCGGTAAAGAGGGGGATTTTGTTCTGCGAGTGTTCACTGAGAAGCAATCAGAAACGGA AGAACTGGACGATGAAATCTCTGCCGATTTAGAAGAAGAG GATGAAGTAAATGAAGATGGCATTGATGAGTCCTTCAAGTCCATGTTTGCCCAACTAGCAGGAGAG GATATGGAGATTTCCATTCGTGAGCTGCAGACTATTCTGAACAGAGTTGTCTCGCGCC ATAAGGATCTGAAGACGGACGGCTTCAGTATGGAATCCTGCAGAACCATGGTCAATCTAATGGAT AAAGATGGCAGCGCTCGTTTGGGAGTGGTGGAGTTCCAAATTCTTTGGAACAAGATTCGGAAGTGGCTG CTTGTTTTTAGACAATTTGACCTTGATAAGTCAGGTGCCATGAGTTCATATGAGATGCGTCTTGCTGTGGAAGCAGcag gttttaaattaaacaacaGGCTGAACGAGATCCTGGTTGCCCGGTATGCAGAGAATGAGATGATCGACTTTGATAACTTTATCTGCTGCTTGGTCAAAATGGAGGCCATGTTCA GGTCTTTCATGCAGTTTGACAAAGAGTCGACAGGAGTGGCGGAATTGAGTCTCATAGAA TGGCTTTACCTCACCATGTGTGGTTGA
- the LOC144084617 gene encoding destrin-like, which translates to MSASSGMNVADRVKSLYDEMKVASNKDERIRLILFSINNNIIDVYEDKIYKQGDLDSAQKDCFEVLKEHLKPEKSLYVLYDCHFEKKELGTQQDLVFAMWNGPQTTIKNKMMYCSSVTALKKCFPGIKHDIEMTDPEESATRENFMEKLNVTGVTSVEGKPIRSR; encoded by the exons ATG TCGGCATCATCTGGTATGAATGTTGCCGACCGCGTGAAGAGCCTCTATGACGAGATGAAAGTTGCATCCAACAAAGACGAACGTATACGGCTGATTTTGTTCTCGATCAACAATAACATCATCGATGTGTATGAAGACAAGATTTACAAGCAAGGAGATCTGGATAGCGCACAGAAAGACTGCTTCGAGGTGCTCAAGGAACACCTGAAGCCTGAGAAGTCTTTGTACGTACTCTATGATTGCCACTTTGAGAAGAAGGAACTGGGGACGCAACAGGACCTCGTCTTTGCCATGTG GAATGGCCCTCAAACAACgatcaaaaacaaaatgatgtaTTGCAGCTCCGTAACTGCTTTAAAAAAGTGCTTCCCAG GCATCAAGCATGACATAGAAATGACTGACCCTGAAGAATCTGCAACCCGGGAGAACTTCATGGAAAAACTAAACGTTACAGGTGTAACTTCAGTTGAGGGCAAGCCAATAAGGTCCCGTTAG
- the LOC144084756 gene encoding calpain-2 catalytic subunit-like, with protein MSGIAVKLQHHRDKLQGIGSNAQAVPYLNQDYESLKRSCLERGRLFEDESFEPLPASLGFNELGPGSYKVRGIKWLRPKEIVSNPKFILEDATRTDICQGALGDCWLLAAIASLTLNKQVLARVVPHDQSFEEEYAGIFHFEFWQFGDWVDVVVDDRLPTRDGELLFVHSEEGSEFWSALLEKAYAKVNGCYEALSGGTTTEGFEDFTGGIAERHDLSKPDPHLFNIIRKALERGSLLGCSIDITNAADSEAVTHRKLVKGHAYSLTGAEKVSYRGGMEQLIRIRNPWGQVEWNGAWSDNSSEWRYVSDDDRQRLTNRSEDGEFWMSFSDFLREYSRLEICNLTPDALTSDYKKWAETEFEETWRTGVSAGGCRNYPDTFWTNPQFVIKLESVDDDPYDGEDGCTFIVGLMQKDKRRRRKMGEDMETIGFLIYDLPDEYSGARQVHLKKNFFRTNRSAARSETFINLREVSSRLHLPPGEYLIIPSTFEPNKNGDFYIRVFSEKPTTFQEIDDPVDCHVEEIDIDESDISDRFKRLFGQLAGHDVEISPFELQRILNKVVVNRSDIKTDGFSLTTCRNMVNLLDKDGSSKLGLVEFKILWNKIEKFLSIYRDKDADRSGCMSSSEMRTAVEVAGFSLTNPLHQIIVARYREPSYTIDFDNFVCCLIRLESLFNAFKSLDNGSGVVELNYLQWLELSMI; from the exons ATGTCTGGCATTGCAGTCAAGCTACAGCACCATCGAGACAAATTGCAGGGCATTGGAAGCAATGCGCAGGCGGTCCCGTACCTCAACCAGGACTACGAGTCTCTGAAGCGAAGCTGCCTGGAGCGAGGACGCCTCTTTGAGGATGAAAGCTTTGAGCCACTTCCTGCATCTTTGGGCTTCAACGAACTTGGACCCGGTTCCTACAAAGTTCGAGGCATCAAGTGGTTAAGACCCAAg GAAATTGTTTCCAATCCCAAATTTATTCTGGAAGATGCAACCAGGACTGATATTTGTCAAGGAGCACTTG GTGACTGCTGGCTTCTAGCGGCTATCGCTTCCTTGACCCTCAACAAGCAGGTTTTGGCCCGTGTTGTACCACATGACCAGAGCTTTGAAGAGGAATATGCTGGGATCTTTCATTTTGAG TTCTGGCAGTTTGGCGATTGGGTGGACGTGGTGGTCGATGATCGCTTACCCACAAGAGATGGGGAACTGCTGTTTGTCCACTCCGAGGAAGGGTCCGAGTTTTGGAGCGCCCTGTTAGAGAAGGCCTATGCAAA GGTAAATGGCTGCTATGAGGCGCTCTCTGGAGGGACCACCACAGAAGGTTTCGAGGACTTCACCGGAGGCATCGCTGAGAGACACGATCTATCCAAACCAGATCCCCATCTCTTCAATATCATACGGAAGGCCCTGGAACGAGGCTCTCTTCTGGGATGTTCAATCGAT ATTACCAATGCAGCTGACTCTGAAGCCGTCACTCATCGCAAGCTGGTGAAGGGCCATGCCTACTCATTGACAGGAGCTGAAAAG GTGTCATACAGAGGAGGAATGGAACAGCTCATCAGAATCCGAAACCCTTGGGGACAAGTGGAGTGGAATGGAGCTTGGAGTGACAA ttcttCTGAGTGGAGATACGTAAGTGATGATGACCGTCAGAGGCTGACCAACCGAAGTGAGGATGGGGAGTTCTG GATGTCATTTTCTGACTTCCTACGAGAGTATTCCCGCCTGGAGATCTGCAACCTCACACCTGACGCCCTTACATCGGACTACAAAAAGTGGGCTGAGACGGAGTTTGAAGAAACGTGGAGAACTGGTGTGTCAGCCGGTGGCTGCAGAAACTATCCAG ATACATTTTGGACAAATCCTCAGTTTGTCATAAAACTGGAGAGCGTGGATGATGACCCCTATGATGGGGAGGATGGCTGTACCTTCATTGTGGGATTGATGCAAAAGGACAAGCGTCGCAGGAGAAAAATGGGGGAGGACATGGAGACCATTGGCTTCCTCATCTATGAC cttccTGATGAG TACTCTGGTGCAAGACAAGTCCACTTGAAGAAAAATTTCTTTCGGACTAACCGCTCAGCCGCACGGTCTGAAACCTTTATTAACCTGCGAGAGGTGAGCAGTCGTCTGCATCTGCCCCCCGGGGAGTACCTGATCATCCCCTCCACCTTCGAGCCCAACAAGAACGGAGACTTTTACATCCGGGTGTTCTCTGAGAAACCCACCACGTTCCA GGAGATCGATGATCCAGTGGACTGTCACGTTGAAGAG ATCGACATAGATGAAAGCGATATTAGTGATCGATTCAAGAGATTGTTTGGACAGCTGGCCGGACAT gACGTGGAAATATCTCCATTTGAACTGCAGAGAATCCTCAACAAAGTGGTGGTAAATC GAAGTGACATCAAAACGGATGGCTTCAGCCTGACTACGTGCCGCAACATGGTCAATCTGCTCGAT AAAGACGGAAGCAGCAAACTAGGACTGGTGGAGTTCAAGATTCTCTGGAACAAGATAGAAAAGTTTTTG AGCATTTACAGAGATAAAGATGCAGACCGAAGTGGCTGCATGAGCTCGTCTGAGATGCGGACAGCAGTAGAAGTTGCTG GTTTCTCACTGACCAACCCACTGCACCAGATCATCGTCGCTCGCTACAGAGAACCAAGCTACACTATCGACTTTGACAACTTTGTGTGCTGCCTCATCCGCCTAGAGTCACTTTTCA ATGCATTCAAGTCCCTAGACAATGGCTCTGGTGTGGTTGAGTTGAACTACTTGCAG TGGCTGGAACTGTCCATGATATAA
- the mrpl14 gene encoding large ribosomal subunit protein uL14m isoform X2 codes for MAMYQLTRSLTRVLADTSYLISQRTFGVSAVAAAIQKMTRVRVVDNSSLGNTPYHRPPRVIHVYTKNGIGKVGDKVLLAIKGQKKPALIVGHKMPGARMQARFDSNNVVLIEDNGNPTGTRIKVPIPTHLREKIDGEYSKVLAIASSFV; via the exons ATGGCTATGTATCAGTTGACAAGATCACTCACCAGGGTCCTCGCTGATACATCGTACCTAATATCTCAGAGGACGTTTGG TGTGTCCGCCGTTgcagctgccattcaaaaaatgACTAGAGTGCGAGTGGTGGATAACAGTTCTCTTGGAAATACGCCTTACCATCGGCCTCCACGAGTGATCCACGTGTACACAAAGAACGGCATTGGAAAAGTGGGAGATAAGGTGTTACTGGCCATTAAAGGGCAGAAAAAACCTGCACTAATTGTTGGTCACAAAATGCCCGGAGCACGCATGCAAGCACGTTTTGATTCAAATAATGTTGTCCTGATTGAGGACAATGGCAATCCCACAGGAACCAGGATTAAGGTTCCCATCCCCACTCATTTGCGTGAAAAAATAGACGGTGAATACTCAAAGGTGCTGGCAATTGCTAGTTCTTTTGTTTGA
- the mrpl14 gene encoding large ribosomal subunit protein uL14m isoform X1, translated as MDLFCKLPFLRLGENFSAVMAMYQLTRSLTRVLADTSYLISQRTFGVSAVAAAIQKMTRVRVVDNSSLGNTPYHRPPRVIHVYTKNGIGKVGDKVLLAIKGQKKPALIVGHKMPGARMQARFDSNNVVLIEDNGNPTGTRIKVPIPTHLREKIDGEYSKVLAIASSFV; from the exons ATGGATCTTTTCTGCAAGCTTCCCTTCCTTCGCCTCGGAGAAAACTTTAGTGCTG TTATGGCTATGTATCAGTTGACAAGATCACTCACCAGGGTCCTCGCTGATACATCGTACCTAATATCTCAGAGGACGTTTGG TGTGTCCGCCGTTgcagctgccattcaaaaaatgACTAGAGTGCGAGTGGTGGATAACAGTTCTCTTGGAAATACGCCTTACCATCGGCCTCCACGAGTGATCCACGTGTACACAAAGAACGGCATTGGAAAAGTGGGAGATAAGGTGTTACTGGCCATTAAAGGGCAGAAAAAACCTGCACTAATTGTTGGTCACAAAATGCCCGGAGCACGCATGCAAGCACGTTTTGATTCAAATAATGTTGTCCTGATTGAGGACAATGGCAATCCCACAGGAACCAGGATTAAGGTTCCCATCCCCACTCATTTGCGTGAAAAAATAGACGGTGAATACTCAAAGGTGCTGGCAATTGCTAGTTCTTTTGTTTGA